In one window of Reinekea forsetii DNA:
- a CDS encoding acetate/propionate family kinase produces the protein MPLRMNSTPTLSGWTMSQNILVINSGSSSVKFSLFDMTHQTETASGLAERLGSDAAALTLRWADGEYRQALHDSDYATVLTQIIAVLTEQQLLHHLPKVIGHRVVHGGEVFSDPVIVTDEVLASIRQCIALAPLHNPANLAGIEALATLYPDIPQVAVFDTAFHQSLAPKAFLYAVPYKLYEQQGVRRYGFHGVSHQYVAAEAATRLGISAQHGIISAHLGNGCSACAVANGQSMDTTMGMTPLEGLVMGTRSGDVDPGLHQFLYQQKGWDVETVTNMLNKESGMLGLSGLSNDMRTLEAAANEGVERAQLALAVFCFRLARHIGGLATALTRLDALVFTGGIGENSRFIRATVIENLAIFGFRLDNELNARNGDMLGVISTGPGPKVVVIETKEELMIARAALALI, from the coding sequence ATGCCTCTTCGCATGAATTCAACGCCAACACTATCAGGCTGGACAATGTCACAAAATATTCTCGTCATAAACTCAGGTAGCTCTTCGGTAAAATTCTCACTCTTTGATATGACTCATCAGACCGAAACCGCCAGTGGACTGGCAGAACGGCTCGGCTCAGACGCTGCCGCGCTGACGCTGCGCTGGGCCGATGGCGAATATCGCCAAGCCCTACACGACAGCGACTATGCAACGGTCCTGACCCAGATCATTGCGGTATTGACCGAGCAGCAGCTGTTGCATCACTTGCCCAAGGTGATCGGTCACCGTGTGGTGCACGGCGGCGAGGTTTTTAGTGATCCGGTTATCGTAACGGATGAGGTCCTGGCTAGCATTCGTCAGTGTATTGCGCTGGCACCGTTACACAATCCGGCCAATCTGGCTGGCATAGAGGCACTGGCGACGCTCTATCCAGACATTCCTCAGGTCGCGGTGTTCGACACCGCCTTTCACCAAAGCCTAGCGCCCAAGGCCTTCTTGTATGCGGTGCCTTATAAGCTCTATGAGCAACAGGGTGTGCGCCGCTATGGTTTCCATGGCGTGAGCCATCAGTACGTCGCCGCCGAAGCCGCCACACGATTGGGTATTAGCGCGCAGCACGGCATCATCAGCGCCCATCTGGGCAATGGCTGCAGCGCCTGTGCCGTGGCCAACGGCCAATCAATGGACACCACGATGGGTATGACGCCACTGGAAGGCCTGGTCATGGGCACGCGCAGTGGCGATGTCGACCCGGGTTTGCACCAGTTTTTGTACCAACAGAAGGGTTGGGATGTCGAAACGGTTACCAACATGCTCAACAAGGAAAGCGGTATGCTCGGCCTCTCGGGCCTGTCCAATGATATGCGCACCTTGGAGGCCGCGGCTAATGAGGGGGTCGAACGGGCACAATTGGCGCTGGCGGTTTTCTGCTTTCGCCTGGCGCGCCATATCGGCGGTTTGGCAACCGCGCTGACCCGCCTGGATGCCCTGGTATTTACCGGCGGTATCGGCGAAAACTCTCGATTTATTCGCGCTACGGTGATTGAAAATCTGGCGATCTTTGGCTTCCGATTGGACAACGAGCTCAATGCCCGCAATGGCGATATGCTCGGCGTCATCTCGACCGGGCCAGGCCCAAAGGTCGTGGTCATTGAGACCAAAGAAGAATTAATGATTGCCCGAGCCGCTCTAGCTCTAATTTAA
- a CDS encoding M23 family metallopeptidase, whose product MMSIQLKRIVRISPLLFICLMNQSAAKLMVVIEQAAVSGGYLIVQTDPGNSVQFQDRLYQTDSDGYLAIGIGRELAGQHELAVTDDIGQTESLDLWIDSRSFNIQRVSGLPKELVTPPKSFTDRIVREAQAVKRARAAGNELLFWREEQFIWPAQGRISGVYGSQRYYNDIPGSPHWGVDIASPTGSPVIAPAGGIVVLAEADLYFSGGTLVLDHGGGLSSSFLHLSKLLVEVGQVVAQGQLLAEIGASGRATGPHLDWRMNLHGERIDAVLWVDTPVP is encoded by the coding sequence ATGATGTCGATCCAATTGAAGCGAATTGTGCGGATTTCTCCCTTACTTTTCATCTGTTTAATGAACCAATCGGCTGCTAAGTTGATGGTGGTCATCGAACAGGCCGCCGTGAGCGGTGGTTATCTTATCGTGCAGACCGATCCAGGCAACTCGGTTCAGTTTCAAGATCGTCTGTACCAGACCGATAGTGACGGTTATCTAGCCATTGGCATTGGCCGAGAGCTTGCCGGCCAGCATGAACTGGCGGTCACCGATGACATCGGTCAGACCGAAAGCCTCGACCTGTGGATTGACAGTCGGAGTTTTAATATTCAACGGGTGAGTGGGTTGCCGAAGGAGTTGGTCACGCCACCCAAATCGTTCACTGATCGAATCGTACGCGAAGCACAGGCGGTCAAGCGTGCACGAGCCGCAGGCAATGAGCTTCTATTTTGGCGCGAAGAACAATTTATTTGGCCGGCTCAGGGTCGCATTTCGGGCGTCTATGGCAGTCAACGCTACTATAACGACATTCCCGGCTCGCCCCATTGGGGCGTTGATATTGCCAGCCCGACCGGCTCCCCTGTGATAGCCCCGGCTGGGGGTATCGTGGTCCTGGCCGAAGCGGATCTCTATTTTAGCGGCGGTACGCTGGTCTTGGATCACGGGGGCGGCCTGAGTAGCAGCTTCCTACATCTATCTAAACTGTTGGTTGAGGTCGGCCAGGTGGTTGCCCAAGGTCAATTGTTGGCTGAAATCGGCGCATCCGGTCGTGCCACCGGGCCACATCTGGATTGGCGGATGAACCTGCACGGCGAACGGATCGATGCCGTGCTCTGGGTTGATACGCCGGTGCCCTGA